One genomic segment of Lampris incognitus isolate fLamInc1 chromosome 2, fLamInc1.hap2, whole genome shotgun sequence includes these proteins:
- the LOC130107974 gene encoding transcription factor HES-5-like, translating to MKPVVIRLSLQRPLQHRDSAMTPTITTAMTYSKEPQTLTHKLRKPLVERFRRERINSSIEQLKSLLGPEFLKQQPDSKLEKADILEMTVCLLKQLQQHQPTRLSSKSVSLNQGFSKCVKEMVCFLSKDEVKTQSHKRQQNPLQNLQTSDTYRSEANLAPLSSQVQPSLTKDKNQINSFLWRPW from the exons ATGAAGCCAGTGGTGATCAGACTGTCTCTACAGAGACCTCTGCAGCACAGAGATTCAGCCATGACACCTACAATCACTACAGCTATGACCTACTCTAAGGAGCCACAGACTCTGACCCACAAG CTAAGAAAACCACTGGTGGAGAGGTTTCGCAGAGAGCGCATCAACAGCAGTATTGAACAGCTCAAGTCACTCCTGGGTCCAGAGTTTCTAAAGCAACAGCCCGATTCCAAGCTGGAGAAAGCAGACATCCTGGAGATGACGGTCTGCTTGCTGAAACAGCTGCAGCAGCACCAGCCAACACGCCTTTCCTCCAAATCAGTATCTCTCAATCAAGGTTTCTCAAAATGTGTCAAAGAGATGGTGTGCTTTCTGTCTAAAGATGAGGTGAAGACACAGTCCCACAAAAGACAGCAGAATCCTCTCCAGAACCTGCAAACATCTGACACCTACAGGTCAGAAGCCAACCTAGCTCCTCTGAGCTCTCAAGTCCAGCCCAGCTTGACCAAAGATAAGAATCAAATCAACAGCTTTCTCTGGAGACCTTGGTAG
- the LOC130107434 gene encoding transcription factor HES-5-like, whose product MTPTITTAMTYSKEPQTLTHKLRKPLVEKFRRERINSCIEQLKSLLGPEFLKQQPDSKLEKADILEMTVCFMRQQLQYKSSSCSAYASQGYSRCFHEMVHFLSKDETKTQSHHRLLNHFQNSRSSSDDMKENSLSQCNSPVQHGLSEVKSSVNSALWRPW is encoded by the exons ATGACACCTACAATCACTACAGCTATGACCTACTCTAAGGAGCCACAGACTCTGACTCACAAG CTAAGAAAACCACTGGTGGAGAAGTTTCGCAGAGAGCGCATCAACAGCTGCATTGAGCAGCTCAAATCACTCCTGGGTCCAGAGTTTCTGAAACAACAGCCTGACTCCAAGCTGGAGAAAGCAGACATCTTGGAGATGACGGTTTGCTTCATGAGACAACAGCTGCAATATAAATCCTCTTCCTGCTCAGCATATGCCAGCCAGGGTTACTCCAGGTGTTTCCATGAGATGGTGCACTTCCTGTCCAAGGATGAGACGAAGACACAGTCCCACCATAGACTGCTGAACCACTTCCAGAACTCGAGGTCATCATCAGATGATATGAAAGAGAACAGTTTATCTCAGTGTAACTCTCCTGTCCAGCATGGCCTCAGCGAGGTGAAGAGTTCAGTCAACAGCGCCCTCTGGAGACCCTGGTAG
- the LOC130108048 gene encoding transcription factor HES-5-like: MKPVVIRLSLQRPLQHRDPAMAPTITTAITYSKEPHTLTHKLRKPLVEKFRRERINSCIEQLKSLLGSEFLKQQPDSKLEKADILEMTVCFMRQQLQYKSSSCSASASQGYSRCFHEMVHFLSKDETKTQSHHRLLNHFQSPQVSSEEKISEKDHLLLGTTVHPSTTTEKGVEGSALWRPW; this comes from the exons ATGAAGCCAGTGGTGATCAGACTCTCCCTACAGAGACCTCTACAGCACAGAGATCCAGCCATGGCACCTACAATCACTACAGCTATAACCTACTCTAAGGAGCCACATACTCTGACCCACAAG CTAAGAAAACCACTGGTGGAGAAGTTTCGCAGAGAGCGCATCAACAGCTGCATTGAGCAGCTCAAGTCTCTTCTGGGTTCAGAGTTTCTGAAACAACAGCCCGACTCCAAGCTGGAGAAAGCAGACATCCTGGAGATGACGGTTTGCTTCATGAGACAACAGCTGCAGTATaaatcctcctcctgctcagcatcTGCCAGCCAGGGTTACTCCAGGTGTTTCCATGAGATGGTGCACTTCCTGTCCAAGGATGAGACGAAGACACAGTCCCACCATAGACTGCTGAACCACTTCCAGAGCCCGCAGGTGTCCTCTGAAGAGAAAATAAGTGAGAAGGACCATCTTCTTCTGGGCACCACGGTCCATCCCAGCACCACAACAGAGAAGGGTGTGGAGGGCAGTGCCCTGTGGCGGCCCTGGTAG